The following proteins are encoded in a genomic region of Reichenbachiella sp.:
- a CDS encoding sugar phosphate isomerase/epimerase family protein → MKTNTTRRNFIKQSGLLTGSLAIASSPLLSACAKTMKATDFKISLAQWSLHKTLFAGEMDNLDFAKVAKNDFGISAVEYVSQFFKDKAKDKAYINQMKQVAEDNGVKSLLIMIDGEGELGDNDLTKRNQAVENHYKWIEAAQQLGCHSIRVNAAGDGTAEEVQQNAIEGLRSLATFAKDYDINVLVENHGGFSSNGKWLNKVISTVDMNNCGTLPDFGNFCITRDENWNCLEDYDRYQGMKDIMPFAKGVSAKSHDFDEEGNEIHSDFAKMLKIVKSAGFKGYIGVEYEGKKLSEYDGIKATKALLDKTIASL, encoded by the coding sequence ATGAAAACAAATACGACCAGAAGAAACTTCATCAAGCAATCAGGCCTTCTCACAGGTAGTCTTGCTATAGCCAGCTCACCATTATTAAGCGCATGCGCAAAAACTATGAAAGCCACAGATTTTAAAATCTCCTTAGCCCAGTGGTCCTTGCATAAGACTTTGTTTGCTGGCGAAATGGACAATTTGGACTTTGCTAAAGTGGCTAAAAATGATTTCGGTATCTCGGCCGTCGAATATGTTAGTCAGTTTTTCAAAGACAAAGCCAAGGACAAAGCCTACATCAACCAGATGAAACAAGTCGCTGAAGACAATGGAGTGAAGAGTCTCCTAATCATGATAGATGGCGAAGGAGAATTAGGAGATAATGATCTGACAAAAAGAAACCAAGCCGTAGAAAACCATTACAAATGGATCGAAGCGGCACAACAATTAGGCTGCCATAGCATCCGTGTAAATGCTGCAGGAGATGGCACCGCAGAGGAAGTGCAACAAAATGCAATAGAAGGCCTCCGTAGCCTGGCTACATTCGCCAAAGACTATGACATCAATGTGCTGGTAGAAAATCACGGTGGCTTTTCCTCCAATGGAAAATGGCTCAACAAAGTTATCTCTACTGTAGATATGAACAACTGCGGTACGCTGCCTGATTTTGGCAACTTCTGTATCACTCGCGATGAAAACTGGAACTGTCTGGAAGACTACGATCGCTATCAAGGCATGAAGGACATTATGCCTTTTGCCAAAGGTGTGAGTGCCAAATCTCATGATTTTGATGAGGAGGGCAATGAGATTCATTCGGACTTCGCCAAAATGCTGAAGATCGTAAAGAGCGCCGGATTCAAAGGATACATTGGTGTCGAATACGAAGGAAAAAAACTCAGCGAATATGATGGCATCAAAGCCACCAAGGCCTTGTTAGACAAAACGATAGCCTCCTTATAA
- a CDS encoding cytochrome c, translating to MRTLQYFVFCCLSLAILSCGSGKTNEQSAAEKPVANKFKIKQLLEKNTCFACHKENEKLVGPPYVEIAKRNYSNERIVELIYKPEPENWPDYPAPMIALPHLDKEELLDIAQWINSLN from the coding sequence ATGAGAACACTACAATACTTTGTTTTCTGCTGCTTGAGTCTAGCTATCTTAAGCTGTGGATCGGGAAAAACAAATGAGCAATCTGCTGCAGAAAAACCCGTTGCCAACAAATTCAAAATCAAGCAACTGTTGGAGAAAAACACCTGCTTTGCTTGTCACAAGGAGAATGAGAAATTGGTAGGCCCTCCCTATGTAGAAATCGCCAAGCGCAACTACAGCAACGAACGCATCGTGGAGCTGATCTACAAGCCGGAACCAGAAAACTGGCCGGATTACCCTGCGCCAATGATAGCATTACCCCACCTCGATAAGGAAGAATTATTAGATATTGCTCAATGGATCAATTCCTTGAACTAA